In the genome of Primulina tabacum isolate GXHZ01 chromosome 13, ASM2559414v2, whole genome shotgun sequence, the window GGCAACTTGGCAATCATTCCCTATCTCCattcttaattttttctttactaTCCATCCCCTCAAATCTTTGTTTTAACTctccaattttttaaaaattttcaaaaatatcctTATGGTACGTGACATTGTTATATCTATCAAGCATGTTCTTAAAGGTATATGGCCTCAAGACATACAGCTACGCAATGTTTTCAGCCTTATACCATGTTCATATGatcgatttttttatatatataaatggctcatcatgcttccgtataataaattgaacatTTTACCTCTTTGACCGGAGTGCCGTCGAGTTATATTCACTGAGTTTTACAGACTGTTCCTCACAGCCTAACCACGCAGTCGCAACAGATGGTTCCTCACACAGATTCCTTCAACAACACCTAGCACGACCCTGTTTCGTTTTCTATCGCAGGGTGTATAGTAAAAAACTCAATTTCAAACTAATATATGATAGGGGCAAAAGCCTTGgtatttttattcaaacataacaAATTATTATTACAAAGTAACTtcctgtagaggaggagaaacttgtttaaCTACTAATAATAGCCGAAGTTAAAACACACATGAACTAGAAAATATGACaatgtttttgaaaaaaaatgaagatgttgaatgatgtcttcatcttccttctgtcttggtatttatagaaatccTTTATGGATTTGAATTCCGGACTTCAAAAATTTgtcttagttttttttaatgCCTTCCAGCTGTATTTGTCACTATCTCTTGAGTGGGTTGAGTGGGTGGTTGAATGATCCCTCcactttttcttgaattgtcTTTTTCTAGATCATTAATCTAGAAATAACTTGTTCTTTCATCTTTATCTCCTATCATAACCAATAGATATGTGTTTGGATCATATCAGCTAAGATCTCATTCACTGCTTCTTTTAACTGTTTATATAGATCTTTGAAAATCACCAGCTGCTTTCTTATTGCCTTAATCcgtcttttgaaaatattaaaatatatagaatacattttctttggttcaaacTTCGTTTTAATTCTTGTGTGATTTTCTTGTTCCCATTTACTCAAGATTTGTATTTGGGTCCAAGTCTTTTTGTTAGTGTGCAAATTACATGTCTACTTGCTTTTGTCGGAGAATCTTTATATTTTGTTATCCTCAAGGAAAAGTGATTGTGGTCACATGTTCACTTATTTTTGTCGGGGAGTCTTAAACTTTTTGTGTCCCCGAGGAAAACGTGATTGTGGTCCCTCACCACTTGGTCATGTTTATGCAAGATGCTTCTTGTCTGACCGAGGTCAGAAGCCCTTGCCAAATTCTGGCTCCTTTTGATTTGGGCATTTTGGGCAGATCTGTTATGATCATCTTCCCACATGAGCTATGTTGCAGAATTTCCGACAAGTTTCTACTCTCCGACAGCTTGCTAGTCCACAAaagatttctttttttttcaaataaatctACTGCAAAACTTGATTTTTCTGTCATAGTATTTAACAGGAATGATCCGTTTACCGAATTATTGATAAAACTTAAacggaaacttgactttgtccgtCTCGGTTAGACAGACCTATAGATCACATGCTCTTCTGGTTGAAAGGTCATCTTCAGTTATTGAAGCAATAAGGGGTGTTTCTTCTGTCGGAGGATTCTTGATAATTTTCTGAACATTTATATCTGGCTTCCTtaacttgataaaatgaaaggctTCATGAGACTCTTTTTCTGCTGGTTCTGGGGCTGTACTGAAAAAGTATAGCTCCAGAATGTCTCCTCTGGACATATAAGTGTTATTTAACCATGTTTCGTGAACCGCTTCCTGAATCCATTTAGGTAGTTCTGAAATTTTTGTGAAGTTGGGTGAtgtagtataaactgaggcaaaaGCCATGAATTCATACCAGGCTTTTACttcctttggatatgaatttggtttcatccataccctaaGTTATTTTTCTGAAATATCAACCCTGATTGTGGCGGGGTTAATGCATacttttgtttttaatttctcccaaaTTTGTTGATAAACCTGAAATGAAGAAATTGTAGCTTCATTAGTATCAACCTTATATTTACCATTGTCTGTATTAAGTCTAAGGTTGATCTTTCATTCTTCAATCctcgaggtgaagggttgacttgaagactcgaGATAGGGATCTGgagtttcaatttttattttagtcgactcatctggagatgatcccgacttaacacttgtgctaggggtatttgaatcccctgctccaggtatagaTTCATGTACTTGAAAACTCTCCATATGGAAAACCAGTCacttctcaatgccttggaggataggcctttgcATTTACATACAATAGCTGAGTATAAGCTTGTAAACATCCTataattcgatcagagacaattatcttatcggcttgttgtagCCTACCAACAACTTCTGTATTTAGGGCAAGCTTGTTGAACTcgttttgaaaaatttcaaggtgttccctcaaatgcatcttcatttttatgattgcatCGATATCAACGTTGTCcatcttttgttaaaaaataTGCAAGAATGCTTTCATGAgatttaataattataatattaaaaatataattttgacatagaGCTTGTCATCTTAGTAATCTAGCATTTTTAGGTTTAGATTATATTCTATTTCTTAAGAAAGCTCTTACTTGTATGttatcaactttcaaagtaaatttctttgcCAGTAAAAATAATTGTCATTTTTCAAAAgctctttttactgcataaaattcattttcGTTGATATATCATTTTATTGCTTCTGCATCTGAGAAAAGTTCACTACAATATCTGCATGGTTGTTCTTTTTCTGGTGTGAGCTTAGTTAAAACTGCCacccaccaatgatcactgtCATATGTAAataataccagatcatcttcatccCGAGGAATAGTCATTTCCgaaagatttttacaaatctcaTTGAGTTGACTAAGTCCCTGTGTGTGTTCTTCCGTCCATATgaattttgcatcttttttaataatggactgaacactttcctgtgttttgctatgtttttaataaacatcccagcaaaattaacaactcctataaaactttgaagttgtttcttttcttttagctcgtttggaaaattttgcacttTTTCTACTATATGTTCCTGCAAAATTATTCCAAACTCATCGATCTCTATTCCGAcgaattcaatattttttgtgCCAATGATTActttcttttcagataaaacTAGTTCTTATTTTTTGCGAATCTTAGAGAAAATTTCTAAATGCTTGATATGTTCCTCCATATTTTTAGACGCGATTAAAACATCgtcaatatagacaaacataaatttaaaataatctttaaatagattatctcttgaaataatctttaaataaatttaaaataatctttaaatagatAATCTAAATGCTTGATATGTTCCTccattttctttgaaatatctgaggtAAATTAGTCAATCTcattggtaatacttcccaAATATAGTATCCTTGtggtgtggagaaagctgtgaatttcttgcttttTTCTTGTATCTGAATCTGATAAAATACAGacttacaatcaaatttagagaatatctttgcaTTTAGTAGCAACTAATTAGATGTTCTCTTCTTGGTATAAAATACccgtcaaactccagaatcttattaatttcttggtaattAATAACTAGTCTGAGTTTGTTCTTTTtatctcaccatgatttcttacaaGAAATCCTGGACTGCTGTATGGTGAAATTCGTTCTTTGATTAAATTAAGGTCCAgatgttccttgattataatatgcatatccctttgatcaacTATGTTCATCAGGATAGACTTGCATCGGACAAATTCATACTATTTTTCTTCCTTATAATATGCATATCCATTTAAGacaagctttgagttgattttatcCCACCATGtcaagggatcttcattgtaatttttcttTGATCCTCTTCTTGACATCTTCTAATGAAACCTTTAATTCAAACTCTACCTCATTATGTTGTAGAGCTATCTTGACTAATTATATTTCTTTAGGTTGGAGCCGTTTATCTATTCTTAATTGAAACATTGTTTATCAaaaccgtctagaatccttcatttttagGTTCAaaagttttccttcatcaccacgcttgctgcgaaactgaattgacaattttctgtaaaatgcatCTCTTAGTCGCTGGActttgattttgtgattatatggtgttgtgaacactaatcgtctagtctcattttattgcttgtagGATTTGAAATTTGTAGAAAATTGTTTCCTAGCAAAATATCAGCTCttatatcatgaaaataaatcgatGGTGTTTTGACCTTATACATGGTGTTTGTCTAGCGTCTCTGATCAATATTTCTGTCATCTTAATCtttttacataagattaagattctctTACAGAAATAtcttccagcaatctttggtaatttttcttccaaattatttgtaAAAATTCCTTTTTTCTGTACAGATTCCAGCGCATGAATCACTATAAGCGGCGAAGTATTTTGCTTTATATTGTTCGTACAACATCCCTACTAGAATGTACATAGAGAATGagcttgtggtcattggattttccacatccTATCTTCAGCCATAAACTGCATTCCGTGTtctagacgtttccaaggtttatgttcctcgagaaactcaAGCCCAACAACCAATCGTTCTGGTTCTTTTCCAGGAGttcctttgatatgaacttccaatttGCCGATGTGATCATTCCTTGATAAGTCTTATCATAGGTTGTTCTaaatagtatatggtattacaaggaaattgattcatttgttttgtaatatcaaatactatttctacttccttccacccttctggACATCCAAGCATTCCTATTGTCGAAAATCTTTTTAGTGCCTATTGGGTTTCTTGAACATGTGTTTTTCTCCACCTGTAGCTCGTAATTCTATCTCCCTGGAAAGATAGTCTTtttggtttccaagaactttTATGGCATAAGGATGAGTTCTAAAAATTTTCCTCTTTTGCCTTTGTGGTTTATTCCAATAATTGTGAaagatcattttctttacaacacAAAGGAGTATGTTTGTTAATACCCCTTAAACATTTGTAATTCTTTTATAATGCTGCCAGATGACATCATTCTGtcaatttttctttgagaaaagaGGCTTTTCGTGCCAATGTATCTGGATTACCAAGGACATATTACCTTATtagcatttctctccagggacttgACATCTTGGTAAAGAAAACTTGTATTTCTAAATCTTTTTCGACCCTTGAATTTCATCTATATTAAgcgaataacataatatattcatctaCTAAATATATATATCGTGTAATTCAAGAttatacagagcttgagtatatttttttttcttctatgtATCTTGATTATTAAAATAGTCTATctctataaattgtgctttagaTAGGGTAGACATTCTTCCGGTTATCTCACTTAGAGATTACCGGCTAATACTGAATCTTTGGTTTCTACCaaagtcatgtcccaagcaatcTTTACCGATCAtataagactcatttctaatagtttaatgaatccttctttGTTGATATCAAGTGTTCATGCTGCAATTTTAATAGTAGATATtcaatcatctatgagatcttttctatttttgaaGTCTAATACATCAAGATTAAAAGATGACCAAGTTATGGTATCACAAAAATGGggagaaaatccttgaaaaccagGAAGAGATTCTTGGAATcttaaaggatattcgaacaagaattcaaaacctagaacaacaaccaagttctagtaaaagaacttcAGAAGGAAGGTTACCACAATCCTTTGGTACTAAACTTTTATTACACCAAAAAGGGAAGACCaaagtgatgccaaaacctttaaccgaagaagaaagaaaaaatgatcaatataATTAAAAGAGTATCAGAAAAGTAATTAATCTGATGGCAACATTAGAAAAGATTGATCTCGAGGATCTCCAAGACCTTGCAGAATCTTTTGCAAATCTCAAGGTagtagatctaaagatgaacacaaccgcgggggggggggggggggggggggggggtgaacAACCTACCATAACTTGGTCATCTTTTAATCTTGATGTATTAGACttcaaaaatagaaaagatctcatagatgattgaATATCTACTATTAAAATTGCAGCATGAACACTTGATATCAACaaagaaggattcattaaactattagaaatgagtcttataTGCATAatacaatatatttttcataattttgtaCTATCTTTTGAATTTCTCTAAAATCTCCATAGAGTTTATAAGAATTCGGGACTATTTCTAAAAatctgttattttgaatcataagtttaccttaAGATTTTGATAAGTTTTCCCGTTTCTTGATATCTAACCTTGGTTAGATCTTCCTGTTTCAAatattccaaattttttgaataaatcCTGCAAATAATAAATCTCGAATATGAGTTCAGATTCATATTATTTAAgaaattctcctcctcaaaaatttaattacttgtataataataaaattttatgtttgaaataattttacataTGATAACCTCAAACTCTTTAATAGAGCCTAGGTTGTACCCTACGGAGAGTCGCGCTTCGTGTCAGATTACACGACAGAGGATCGGGTTTTTTTTATAAGCTTTGATACCATTTATCCCAGGAAAATCAATCATTAACATTATAAAGGTATTTTGTCTTTTTTAATGTTTTAGGGAGTGAAAACAAAGTTTTGTAGGTATAGAGAGTTAGGAGAAAGTTGAGTTTGAGTTTATAGATTTATCTCCAATTTACCCTAATTATAATCGTTGATATTTGACATTATTCCGTCTCAAATATATAACTCAACTTCAATTTTTTTACACTAATCACGTAATCATTAGAAAACAATCATAGATGTAAGAGttgtttaacataaaaatacaaaaacagtAAATTTGTGTGTATCAGATTTTGGAGTCATGTGTCGGTGTTGTCAATACCGTTCAAAACATGCGGCATAATGGATTATTTATCACACACAGTAAATTTTAATAACAAGAATATAACGGATTAAAAATAtgtacaagtatttatacttgtacaATGTCCCATGACAAAATAATCAACAGAAAACTtgtaaatcgtttacaaaaCCCAATACTAATGACACATATAAAAACTATATTCCTTGAAAACCCAAGGAAATAATTTTCATCTAAAATAAACCAAATAATATCACAAATGCAAATATTGTGTTGCTTAAAACAGAAACCGTCAACATCTCTTCAACCAACACTCCACACGGGTGTTGTTCTTCTAGTGTCTTCAACACGAATCAGCAACACATCAAAGCAAAATTTTAATCACAAAAAATCTTCTTGATCGAAAATGCTCAGCACTtcgttatttttcttttctactAAAAACCACACAGCAGCTACGCTTTGTTGTTCTATATGACATTGGGTTTATTCCATGAAAAAGTTCTACAATATATGGAAAACAAGAGTTTTAttatgaataatttattttaattaatgataaaatatcTAAGGATAAATAtcaaattaaaaacaattattgttTGTGCAGAAATGCAAAActctatatataatattttcatatatataaaatcgaaaattaaataaagaacaaaatattcttcaataacaaataaatttttttaaatttttatttgatggatatcttgatggtatagaaaaaattgttgaaaataaataatataaattataatagaGATATATATActagtaaaaaataaaaattattcttaaatataaatataaatataaatatttattggaAAAACGAAAAATAAATATCagataattattatttgataataACGTCATGAGGTTATAACTTTTTTGTTCAAATTCTCCAAGGATATCTGAAATTGGAACAATCATAGAgtgtaattatattttattttcattctaaaaaatatattatgtctTCAATTCAACTCTCACCACTcatatttagatttttttattattattatttatgataattCGCACTTAGATTTTGATCCTATTGTGTATAAATCAATTCGATTTTGTTCAACATTATTATCTATATTCAAGACATGCACTTATCAAATacataaaaacatgaatatTTTTGTTGTCTTAAAAATGATATGAATAGTTTTAATTACAATTTCTTATAGAATTGAATTTGCAAGAACAAATCATAGTTTcgtataataattttaaaattttgtgaataataaaaatatttttggtgttCATGAATACTAAGATGTACCCTCATCCgatatatatttttctaaaaattatgTTGGTTACATATTAGATTTACTTATTTGGTTCAAAGGTGAACAAAACGTGATTTTGAGATAGATATCATATTCTTAAGTACATAGATGCCCATTTTATCGAATTCATTTATGTCGTTCTTAGGGagatagatttgaaattcatgaaattatatcatagttttattgtttataatgaAACAAttgatcaaattttaaattcacaCATTACTTATTTAAACATTAGTAGGACAAATAGAATGTATTTTAAACGACTCTATTATTGGATGAACTTGAACTATATcttaattaacatgaaatattatataaacacGTGAAgcgtgaatttgaaatttatgatCTTACTTATCtaaacaacaaaaatatatttgaaatatacgaatttgaaattcatcaatcCAAATGCAAAATTAGGGTGCATTTGGCCTTTGgggatattgatttgaaatccatttaattcaattataatttttattgttaataatgAAACAATAGATGAAATCTTAAATAAATAAGTTACTTATTTACACATTATAAGTTACAAAAACTATAATGAATTACAGATGCCTTCATTATTAGGTAAACTTGAATTCTTccaaattaaattaaacatataCAAACATCCAAGGAGTGTATTCGAAGTTTATGTTCTTGCTTATCTAAAACTACgctaatatatttgaaatccatAAAAATTGAAATCTATCGTTCCAAATACAACTTCATGTATTTTCGGGAGAACAACGTGAATGAAAATAAATAGTGCTGCCAGACGAACATTTTTGAGTGTTCAACATTGTAACATGAGATCGAGAGagaatgtaaggcccgagaaatttatcctgttaatctgaaatgatttagtgattaattgatgtgattatagacggaatgaatcagaccgggaaatacgagaaaagacgcgaaatatgtgcgagggagatgccatccgcgcaccatgcgcgatctggtgcgcacacatgcgcgggtttggcagaagaccccgcgcatatgcgcggcgtgagggcgcgcatatgcaagAGGTGTCCAGTAGTCAAGGAGctataacagaacattgcgcgcacatgcgacgtgagccgcgcacatgcgcgaggtaggcagagagttgggcgcacatgcgcggggtgaagttgcgcatatgcgcgagtggtagaatgccgagacagtaggtctcgcgcatatgcgcgagtagaggacgcgcatatgcgcgagctgataaATATTCGGACAGaactctcggcgcatatgcgcggggcttgggcgcgcatatgcgcgagtcatgcagaatGAAAAATCGCCACTTGCCCCTTAATCATGcaacgtgtgtatatatatataccagcCTATGTTCCTTCAGATGGATTAGGGAGAGAGACGAGAGCTTCAGGGGAAAGTTTAGCTTATTTgtactgaaaattttgatcgtgcaaaatccgtccgtccgaattgtaatccgagtacagtactgtgttcctatcgaagACAGCTACAACAGAACGTAAGtgttattgaattctgatatcgtttgaaattatgatattggggaaattgtgatttgactgatattatgtgttctagATATACtgctcagtatataattgaagtaagatcgaagaacggactatttatgtaattgttataattttcggaaatgatatgactgagattgtacagaattgagattatgatctggtATTGTTAATGATTAtaagttgtaccgatattgattatgaattctggtattatttaTGTGATGTTGAGAATgatggggttatcgagactgcattgttataccgtcgaaacatcagtaaattgatattgatcagattcagtagtgatttcgattatatcgtgatatcgtcgatatgtattagattgtatcttgattcgatatttatcagattatgtttgatttgagtattgatcagaatagattttgaattgagttgcatattgagattatgcctatgagatattgtatttcagattgatatggacagatttgacttcgacttcgtcagaccgcgaagacaaaggtattaaatttatgttgatgtgggattgcacaactcgaatgagtaatcttgtgacaatagtgccggatagtgatggaatcgtcaccggCACATTGCATATTGTCACAGGATaagatattggtgaaaatgccaaagtctgtgacggttaggtcaagacaccggacgtttggctatatcagagtggatagaattggagtttcttctattactggtgttcgatatggaaagagccaaagtccgtgaataagaacataccaccaccccgatcgggagtgtaggtgggtgtatgttcttattccgatcgggatccctagattaggactgagtcgagtctgagtctgagaatcacggagagtgattcattgcttgatatggaattatgttcctgatgatggtatatgtttagaatacaatttattcttgatattgattcatgtttagaattataatacatgtgatgaatatttgattcatgttctgattttgatatatgttatgaatgtttaattcatatttttatattgtttatatgaaatgcatgtatacatggtttatactgggaatataattctcaccggagttatccggctgttgtcttgtttgtatgtgtgcatgacaacaggtgggacatgatcagggtcaagacaagaagagagagagatcatgattagagtgcagactacggacttggattaaagatagggttgaacacttgataattagtcgttaaaccttagtttttattgaatgtaaattgtacaggacttgtactttatttatacaaatctgtatattagttagattccattacgtttcacaattaaagaaattttttttatgacccaaattacttgaattaataaattgatcctaatgatgattaagaattgaattagcgtccgggtcccccaGAGAATCTATAATCGTATGATTTCACCATGTTTCTCTGTAGATTTGTTCGATATCtagaaaaaaaaagtttgtTATTTAGACAATGTTCGATAATTAGGAAAAAAAAGTTCGATATTTAGACAATGCACCATACAAACACCAAACTACATTAAAAATACGGTTTTTACCATTTagttttatgtttattattttcttatatataaaaaaaattacacaaaaatcGTATCCATCGATATAAAAATGCGAATTGAATGGAAAAAAGATATTTGCGATGCATCATGTTCTATTTGTTGAAATTTATATGCTTAATGAACTTAAATTATTAAGCGACGAATTGAAAGGAAAATTAGAAAAAACAATAGCACCGAGGGACAAACCCGAACCCTCGGTGCGTGGGGGTCCTGCCATGACGGTCCAGCCGCCCAGCGCCAGAACACTACTTGGAGTTTTTCCAGACAGTGAAGGAATGGTCACCGCCATGATGGTCCGGCCGCCCAGCGCCAATACGATGCCTGGAGTTTATACCTTTTTTTATTATGAAAACTGTGATTTATAATGCTGTTATCAAAAGTTGAAAATCGTTACATATTGAAAGACGATTGTCATATCACGTGAACATCATGTGAGAAACAAATTGGTCTTTAAAAAATAAGTCTATGTTGACTCGACTTCGGTCTTTAAAAAATAAGTCTATGTTGACTCGACTTCAAATTTATCATCATAATTTTAAGAGTCTTGTTATCTTCAAGTTGTCACCCTTAAGTTGCACAAGGTGTTCCGAAGAAATCTTTACCAACACTACTAAATAAGGCAATGATTTCAACCATTAAAGTGGGCAAAAAACATAAGCTCTATAGGCTCCAAATACCCATTCATATGGTGTTGGAGAGTtcctaaaatatttattattgattCTAACATATTTTACAAAAACTTCCATAGCACAAACTTAAACACATTTTGCCTAAATTCCATTCAAATTGCACCAAATTTGAGCTCAATAAGACCAGAACCAAGTCCCTTGATCTTGAATAGGGAACCCCAAATTGCAAGAATTTGGCTGCAAATCATCACACCATTCAGTTTCAAGTTTTGGGAAGCATGAAGAAGACAGGATTCCTCTGCCTAGGCTGTCATCTTCATCTTGAGAAAAATCAGAATGCTCTGACTCGAAGAAGACGGGCAAAGAATCAGCTGGCTCCAACATTGCCGAATGGTTTCCATCCGAGCTGTCCGAATCGAAAACGTCGCTTTTCGCCGAGCTCGCGGCATCTGGTGGGGTTACGTTTAATGCAGCAGCATTTGGAGTGAGAGTTGGCTTCTCTGGTTCGACATCCGATGGAACAATGGGATCATATGGTTCTTTCTTGGGCTTCTTCCGAGGCTTCTCACTTAGCAAACGAACCTGTGGTCAAAAGGTATACTTGTGAGAAACCATTGATGCAAAACTTGTCATTAGGCTGATCGAAATAAAATTCCCCTAGTCACTACAATTAAGCACCTCTTTGTTCGTTAGATGTAATGACACAGAGTCTATGATATGAcgataaaataatcaaaagacGTTCGTACCAAATGGTGCCTAAATGTTGTACCAGTACCTCATTTCTTAATTTCTCGTTTTCTTGGTAAAGGGTGTCACAGTCTGCCTTCAATCTGTCGTAGCTTGCTTTCAAAACGTCGTATTCCTTCTCGAGATGCTTAGTTTTGCACCGGGCTCGTCGATTTTGGAACCATATAGCGACCTGTCTTGGCTGCAGACCAAGATCTTTAGCCAGCTGAACCTTCCTCTCTGGCTCAAGCTTGTTTTCAACCTCGAAACTTTGCTCGAGAAGCCGGACTTGTTCCGGCGAAAGCCGCCTCTTTTTCTCTGGTTGGCGGAAGCATTCGTCGAAATCTTGATTCCCATCATCGACAATAC includes:
- the LOC142522862 gene encoding homeobox-leucine zipper protein HOX13-like, translating into MESGRVYDDSRVASVLLRNEMIPCTSDVLDSLWVQNSSHPFHGSTMMNFEEMRAENSIVDDGNQDFDECFRQPEKKRRLSPEQVRLLEQSFEVENKLEPERKVQLAKDLGLQPRQVAIWFQNRRARCKTKHLEKEYDVLKASYDRLKADCDTLYQENEKLRNEVRLLSEKPRKKPKKEPYDPIVPSDVEPEKPTLTPNAAALNVTPPDAASSAKSDVFDSDSSDGNHSAMLEPADSLPVFFESEHSDFSQDEDDSLGRGILSSSCFPKLETEWCDDLQPNSCNLGFPIQDQGTWFWSY